The following DNA comes from Phoenix dactylifera cultivar Barhee BC4 unplaced genomic scaffold, palm_55x_up_171113_PBpolish2nd_filt_p 002341F, whole genome shotgun sequence.
TGCTATGCCATTGTGGTGACCGGCCAACACCAAGAAGAAGACAAGAAAGAAGATGAGTTGGAGGGCATCCCTCCAAAGATCCGAAGCTTATTGGAGGCTCACCATGATGTTATGAAGGTACCCACATCTCTCCCACCTCCAAGAAGCTTTGATCACCCTATAAGATTGAAGAATGAAGCTACACCGGTGAACGTTCCACCCTACCGGTATGCTCATTTTCAAAAAGAGGAGATAGAGAGACAAGTGGAGGAGATGTTGAAGCAAGGATTGATCCGCCATAGCACAAGTCCCTTCTCATCTCCGGTTCtacttgtgaagaagaaagatggCACATGGAGATTTTGCACCGACTACCGGGCCTTGAATGAAGCAACTATCAAGGATCGATTCCCCATTCCCACGGTGGATGAGATGCTTGATGAACTACATGGTGCAACGGTCTTCACCAAACTTGATTTAAGGGCGGGGTACCACCAAATTCGAATGAAGGAGGAAGACATTCACAAGACGGCATTCCGGACACATTCGGGCCACTACGAATATCTTGTCATGCCATTTGGCCTTTGCAATGCTCCTTCCACATTTCAAGCTACAATGAATGAGGTATTCCGGCCTTACTTGAGGAAGTTCATGCTAGTATTTTTTGATGATATCTTGGTCTACTCCCACTCTATGGAAGAGCATGTCAAACATTTGGAGGTTGTGTTATCCATCTTGGAGAAGCACCACTTCTACATCaagccttccaaatgtgcctttGCCCAAAAGGAGTTAGAATATTTAGGGCACATCATATCGGGAGAAGGTGTGAAGGTGGACCAAAGGAAGATTGAGGCTATGGTGGATTGGCCTCTACCCAAGAACATCTCGGCTCTTAGAGGGTTCTTGGGATTGACCGGGTACTATCGGAGGTTTGTGAAGAACTATGGGTTGATTGCTAGACCTCTAACTTCCATGTTGAAGAAGGGAGAATTTGAATGGACTCCGGAGTCGAGAGAAGCATTTGACAACTTGAAGAGGGCCATGACTCAAACACCGGTCCTAGCACTTCCGGACTTCTCTATTCCATTTGAAGTCTACACCGATGCAAGTGGAGATGGCATCGGAGCGGTCCTTGTGCAACAAAAGAGGCCCCTAGCCTTCCTCTCCAAAGCCTTGGGCCCCATGAAGAAGGCGTGGGGAACATATGCAAGGGAGCTACTAGCATTGGTGCATGCCGTCAAGGTATGGAGGCCCTATTTGCTTGGGAAGAAGTTCACTATTATCACCGATCAACAAGCATTAAGGCATCTTTTGGAGCAAAAAATTGTGACCCCGGATCAACAAAAATTCTTAGTCAAACTACTTGGCTTTGAATATGACATTGTATACCAACCGGGGAAGGAGAACAAGGTGGCGGATGCACTatcaaggaaagaaggaagcccAATGCTTTGGGCGGCCGAAGGAGAAGAGCCTACTTCCATGGCTCTTAGTGGGATCGAATGGAGGATTTGGGACCAAATCCGGGAGGCAAACAAGCTTGATGCTCGAGCCTTggaaatcaaagaaaagattGAAGCTTCAACCGAGGGGGTGGCCAACTACAAGCTCAAGGAAGGACTCATCATCTACAAAGGGTATGTCTATGTACCTAATGTCCCTAATTTGAGAAGAAACATCCTTGATCATTTTCACAATAGTAAGGAGGGTGGACACTCGGGTTGGTTTCGCACTTATATCCGAGTTAAGCACTTCTTCTATTGGGAGGGACTTAAAGCCGAAGTCAAGGCATTGGTGGCCGGATGTGAAATTTGCCAAAAGATCAAGTATGATCCAAGGGCACCAATGGGTCTTCTTCAACCACTCCCTATTCCAAGTATGATTTGGGAAGACATCTCTATGGATTTTGTTGAAGGATTGCCTACTAGCAAAGGGTATGAAGTCATCATAGTGGTAGTGGACCGACTAAGCAAATATGCTCATTTCATCCCCATCAAACACCCCTACACGGCCAAGTCGGTGGCTACATCATTTGTGGAGTCGGTAATCAAGTTGCATGGTGTCCCAAAGAGCATAGTATCCGATCGGGATAGGGTATTTATGAGCACATTTTGGAAAGAATTATTCACACTTCAAGGGAGCATATTGAAGACAAGCTCATCCTATCATCCTCAAACGGATGGGCAAACGGAGGTAACCAACCGGACCCTTGAACAATATTTAAGATGTTTTTGCCACAACCAACAATCCAAATGGGGAGAGTTCATTGTTTGGGCCGAATATTGGTACAACACTACCTTTCATGCATCTATCAAAACTAGCCCATTTGAGTTAGTTTATGGGAGACCACCTCCGGGTTTGCACCGACATGAGAGGGGGACGGCCAAGAATGAAGAAGTAGAACAAACATTGGCCGGAAGAGATGAAGCTCTAACCAATGCAAGAAGGGAGCTCAAGAAGGCCCAAGAAAGAATGAAGAGGTATTATGACAAAAACCGAAGAGAGGTAACCTTCAATCCCGGAGATTTTGTTTATTTAAAGTTACAACCTTACACTCAAAAATCTCTCAAGAAGAATTTTAGCCACAAACTCTCTCAAAGGTTTtatgggccattcaaagtaGTGGAAAGAATGGGAGAAGTAGCATACCGGTTGGACTTGCCCACTACTTCATTGCTACATCCGGTCTTTCATGTGTCGCTACTCAAGAAAGCGGTGGGTGACCCTTCATTGATAGAAAAAGACTTACCCACCTATGATCATGATGGAAGATTATTACTCCAACCCAAGGAAGCCATTAAATACCGCATTTGGAGGAAAGGGAGAGAACGAAGAAAAGAATGGCAAGTCTTAATCTCATGGGAAGGTATGCCAAAAGAAGGGGCCACTTGGGAGAATTATGAAGAAATAACCCGGCGATACCCACATTTTATCCTTGAGGACAAGGATATTCTTCAAGGGAGGGAGAATGTTGAAGACCCTCGCAAGCGCCACCGTCGGGGCCTTCAACCAAGGGGAAATACCGGCCCGGAGGAGGACCACGAAAGGACATGCCAAGGTATGAGTTTACTATTTTGCTTGGAAAGCATTGGCCGAAGCCCATTTACGCttggccaagccttggccaagccccTCCATGCTTGGCCTAGCCTTGGCCAAGCTCTTCTCCACTCGGCCAAGCTCACCCATGACCGTGCCCAACCAAGGCCGCGCCCGTGCCCACGCTCGAGCGCGCCCAAGACATGCCCAAGCATGCCTCAGCCCACTGCTGGGCGCGCCCAGGCCATGGCTGGGCGAGCCCAGGCCACAGCCACACTCAGGCCACGGCTGGGCACGCCCAGGACACAGGCCGCGCGCCCAgccgcccgcccgcgcgcccaggCGCGCGCCTGCACGCCCAGGCGAGGTTCGGGCCAGCGAACCTCGCCGCTGACCGCAGGGCCCGCGCGCCCGCCCGCCGCGGCCCGCCCGCGCCAGGCCGCGCGCCGCCGCGCGCCAGGccgcgcgcccgcccgcgcgcccgcccgcgcgcccggCCGCGCGCCCGCCAGCATGCCCGGGCGAGGTTCGGCCCAGCGAACCTCGCCGCTTGCGCGCGCGCCCAGGCGCGCCCGACCGTCCCTGCGCGCCGCCTGCGCGAGCGCCCACGCGCGCCCGACCGGACCTGCGCGCGCGCCCACGCGCGCCCGACCGGCCCTGCGCACGCCGCCTGCCGCGCCTCGGCGCCCGTGCCGCGCCCTGCCGCACGCCTGCCGCGCCTCGGCGCCCGTGCCGCGCCCTGCCGCACGCCTGCCGCGCCCACGCGCGCCTGCCGCGCCCCTGCCGCGCCCCCTGGCGCCCTGCCGCGCCCCCTGGCGCCCTGCCGCGCCCCCTGGCGCCCTTGCCGCGCCCCTGCCACGCCCCCTGGCGCCCTGCCGCGCGCCCAGGCGGCCCTGCCGCGCGCCCAGGCGCCCTGGCACGCGCCCAGGCGCCCTGCCAGCCAGCCTGCCGCGCCCAGGCGCCCTGCCACAGCGCCCAGGCCGTGCCATAGGCCTGCCAGCCCCCTGCCAAGGCCCCAGCCGGGCCAACAGCCTATGTCCAAGGCTTGCCCATGCCTTGGCCAAGCCTTTGGCCCTTCTCATGCCATGAAGACCCCTATGCCTTGGCCACTCTTGGGCCACTTGGGGAGCACTATAAATAAGAGGGAATGAGGCTCTTTTGACGATCTTACATCTTTTATCTTGCATCTTAGCACTTGTTGTATTTCGGCCTTAGTGGCTTGGGAGGGACCTTGTCTCTTTGTATTCGGTCTTGGGGTTTGTCCAAGACTTGGGCTAGGGGAAACCCATCATAGTTTCCCTTAGATATTTTGCTTGTAAGCTTCATTTTGGGAAATAGAATCAATCAAGCGTTCCTCTAACTTTCTCCACAAATACTCTTAAGTTTGATTGTTTTCTTCTCAAGCCAAGGGTCGGGTCAAGCTGCAACCAGTAGACCCTCCCCTTGCCTTGATTCCCTCGGCTACTTAAGAGCTTGGCACACCGCGGCACAAGCTCAACTACCTTGGCGTTACCCGATCGGCCCTTTTCCAACAACTTTAAGGCATCCGCAAGGTGCGCACGAGCAAGACTTGGTGTGGTGGCTTGGGGGCCGAAAGCCACCCTCCAACACCgtggcctgggcgcgggcgcgcgcgcccgcgcccagcccacggccgcgcgcgcgcccgcgcccaggccacGGCCGCGCTGCGCGCCTGGCGCGCGCGCCTGCCGCCCAGGCCACGCCGCGCCCAGCGCCCGGCCGCGCcgcgcccgcgcccaggccacGCGCCGCGCCCAGGCCCCCGCGCGCCCCGCCCAGGCCGCGCGCGCCGCGCCCCaggccggcggcgcccgcgcccaggccggcgcgcgcgcccgcgccgACGCCCCGGCCGCGCTGCGCGCCtgcgcgcgcgcccgcgcccaggccccggcgcgcgcgcccgcgcccaggcACGCCCGCGCGTGCCCGACCGCCCCCGCTAGTGCGCGCCCAACGCGGCCTGCCGCGGCCGCCCACGCGCGCCGGCGCCCCGCCTGGCGGCCTGCCGCACGCGGCGCGCGCCAGGCGTCTGCAGCCGTGAGCCACACGCGCGCCGGCGCCCCCTG
Coding sequences within:
- the LOC120109537 gene encoding uncharacterized protein LOC120109537; the protein is MESGANSNSHHARLEALEGSSAHLNRTLESQNRTLENLSNTLAGMNAHLERLERRIGEKEREREHKRSNDEEPWSHASRRGHGRDERRSDAESLRANRMEELDHRRPRRRGGRIEARGIEIERWIEEEGPSHSEEGSEPEGDPFHDQRPIGRRNFMEGRRRNEDYDEDYARGPRHQDRGLRKPKIDFPKFGGGDPYEWMDKAEQYFDVYEVPRRDRVTLASFHLEGRASRWWRWIRDLYEKDGKRLGWTAFVKEFMSQWGPSPIVNHHGQLAKLKQEGRVQAYIDEFRLLQTMVSGWSEEALLGTFLDGLKPWLAKELKLKQPARLQEAMRMAEILDQSYGMEKKMSKESFNNKASTSLPPKGPWKGKEEVKKYKERPQHVKKLSRDELQDYIKKGLCFKCGDKWSRGHQCKTGQAFLLDVGSEEEEATSEASEEEDEEEQDHGADFSPREEEAELSLHAMSGVQRPSTMRLMAWVGKHEVSLLVDSGSSHNFINSGIVKKVGLKGATVEPFEVKVASGEKLKCQEVVRDVRMNIQGVRVKADLHVLQLVGLDVVLGNAWLKGLGKVLTDYSTMTMEFKLGGQKKKWTAMSNKEVRSCEANMIEKLCKGGASCYAIVVTGQHQEEDKKEDELEGIPPKIRSLLEAHHDVMKVPTSLPPPRSFDHPIRLKNEATPVNVPPYRYAHFQKEEIERQVEEMLKQGLIRHSTSPFSSPVLLVKKKDGTWRFCTDYRALNEATIKDRFPIPTVDEMLDELHGATVFTKLDLRAGYHQIRMKEEDIHKTAFRTHSGHYEYLVMPFGLCNAPSTFQATMNEVFRPYLRKFMLVFFDDILVYSHSMEEHVKHLEVVLSILEKHHFYIKPSKCAFAQKELEYLGHIISGEGVKVDQRKIEAMVDWPLPKNISALRGFLGLTGYYRRFVKNYGLIARPLTSMLKKGEFEWTPESREAFDNLKRAMTQTPVLALPDFSIPFEVYTDASGDGIGAVLVQQKRPLAFLSKALGPMKKAWGTYARELLALVHAVKVWRPYLLGKKFTIITDQQALRHLLEQKIVTPDQQKFLVKLLGFEYDIVYQPGKENKVADALSRKEGSPMLWAAEGEEPTSMALSGIEWRIWDQIREANKLDARALEIKEKIEASTEGVANYKLKEGLIIYKGYVYVPNVPNLRRNILDHFHNSKEGGHSGWFRTYIRVKHFFYWEGLKAEVKALVAGCEICQKIKYDPRAPMGLLQPLPIPSMIWEDISMDFVEGLPTSKGYEVIIVVVDRLSKYAHFIPIKHPYTAKSVATSFVESVIKLHGVPKSIVSDRDRVFMSTFWKELFTLQGSILKTSSSYHPQTDGQTEVTNRTLEQYLRCFCHNQQSKWGEFIVWAEYWYNTTFHASIKTSPFELVYGRPPPGLHRHERGTAKNEEVEQTLAGRDEALTNARRELKKAQERMKRYYDKNRREVTFNPGDFVYLKLQPYTQKSLKKNFSHKLSQRFYGPFKVVERMGEVAYRLDLPTTSLLHPVFHVSLLKKAVGDPSLIEKDLPTYDHDGRLLLQPKEAIKYRIWRKGRERRKEWQVLISWEGMPKEGATWENYEEITRRYPHFILEDKDILQGRENVEDPRKRHRRGLQPRGNTGPEEDHERTCQGMSLLFCLESIGRSPFTLGQALAKPLHAWPSLGQALLHSAKLTHDRAQPRPRPCPRSSAPKTCPSMPQPTAGRAQAMAGRAQATATLRPRLGTPRTQAARPAARPRAQARACTPRRGSGQRTSPLTAGPARPPAAARPRQAARRRAPGRAPARAPARAPGRAPASMPGR